Proteins encoded by one window of Vitis vinifera cultivar Pinot Noir 40024 chromosome 10, ASM3070453v1:
- the LOC100248771 gene encoding pentatricopeptide repeat-containing protein At5g04780, mitochondrial, with amino-acid sequence MKLWRHHSFQKPLHQRLHLPFKPAPKLIQTVPQFSQDPQTTAILNLIDKGNFTPTSVSYSKLLSQCCTTKSLRPGLQIHAHITKSGLSDDPSIRNHLINLYSKCRNFGYARKLVDESSEPDLVSWSALISGYAQNGLGGGALMAFHEMHLLGVKCNEFTFSSVLKACSIVKDLRIGKQVHGVVVVSGFEGDVFVANTLVVMYAKCDEFLDSKRLFDEIPERNVVSWNALFSCYVQIDFCGEAVGLFYEMVLSGIKPNEFSLSSMVNACTGLRDSSRGKIIHGYLIKLGYDWDPFSANALVDMYAKVGDLADAISVFEKIKQPDIVSWNAVIAGCVLHEHHEQALELLGQMKRSGICPNIFTLSSALKACAGMGLKELGRQLHSSLMKMDMESDLFVSVGLVDMYSKCDLLEDARMAFNLLPEKDLIAWNAIISGYSQYWEDMEALSLFVEMHKEGIGFNQTTLSTILKSTAGLQVVHVCRQVHGLSVKSGFHSDIYVVNSLIDSYGKCSHVEDAERIFEECTIGDLVSFTSMITAYAQYGQGEEALKLFLEMQDMELKPDRFVCSSLLNACANLSAFEQGKQLHVHILKYGFVLDIFAGNSLVNMYAKCGSIDDAGRAFSELTERGIVSWSAMIGGLAQHGHGRQALQLFNQMLKEGVSPNHITLVSVLGACNHAGLVTEAKLYFESMEELFGFKPMQEHYACMIDLLGRAGKINEAVELVNKMPFEANASVWGALLGAARIHKDVELGRRAAEMLFILEPEKSGTHVLLANIYASAGKWENVAEVRRLMRDSKVKKEPGMSWIEVKDKVYTFLVGDRSHYRSQEIYAKLDELSDLMDKAGYVPMVEIDLHDVEQSEKELLLYHHSEKLAVAFGLIATPQGAPIRVKKNLRVCVDCHTAFKYICKIVSREIIVRDINRFHHFKDGSCSCGDYW; translated from the coding sequence ATGAAGCTTTGGCGCCACCATTCCTTCCAGAAACCTCTTCATCAACGTCTTCACCTGCCTTTTAAACCAGCCCCTAAACTCATTCAGACCGTTCCTCAATTTAGCCAAGACCCACAAACCACTGCTATACTAAACTTAATTGACAAGGGCAATTTCACACCCACTTCTGTATCCTACTCCAAACTCTTGTCACAATGCTGTACAACCAAGTCTTTAAGGCCAGGACTTCAAATCCATGCCCACATTACCAAATCTGGATTGTCTGATGACCCAAGTATTCGAAACCATCTGATTAATTTGTACTCCAAGTGTCGAAATTTTGGGTATGCCCGGAAACTGGTTGATGAAAGTTCCGAACCGGATTTGGTTTCTTGGTCTGCTTTGATATCTGGGTATGCCCAGAATGGGCTTGGTGGAGGAGCCCTTATGGCTTTTCATGAAATGCACTTGTTGGGCGTTAAGTGTAATGAGTTTACATTCTCGAGCGTTCTTAAGGCTTGCTCAATTGTGAAGGATTTGAGGATTGGGAAGCAGGTTCATGGGGTTGTGGTGGTTTCTGGGTTTGAGGGTGATGTGTTTGTTGCGAATACTTTGGTTGTTATGTATGCAAAATGCGATGAATTCTTGGATTCGAAGAGATTGTTTGATGAAATTCCCGAAAGGAATGTGGTCTCATGGAATGCGTTGTTTTCTTGTTATGTGCAGATTGATTTTTGTGGAGAAGCAGTTGGTTTATTCTATGAAATGGTTTTAAGTGGGATAAAGCCTAATGAGTTTAGTCTTTCAAGCATGGTGAATGCTTGTACAGGTTTGAGGGATAGTTCTCGAGGAAAGATAATTCATGGATATCTGATAAAGCTTGGATATGATTGGGATCCATTCTCAGCAAATGCACTAGTTGATATGTATGCAAAAGTAGGGGATCTTGCAGATGCAATTTcagtttttgagaaaattaagcAACCTGACATTGTCTCTTGGAATGCTGTTATTGCTGGTTGTGTTCTTCATGAGCACCATGAACAGGCTTTGGAATTGTTGGGGCAAATGAAAAGGTCAGGGATATGTCCAAATATATTTACCTTATCAAGTGCTCTGAAAGCTTGTGCAGGAATGGGGCTTAAGGAATTGGGTAGACAACTGCACTCTAGCTTGATGAAGATGGATATGGAATCAGATTTGTTTGTGAGTGTTGGTCTTGTTGATATGTATTCCAAATGTGATTTGTTGGAGGATGCAAGGATGGCTTTCAATTTGTTGCCAGAGAAGGACTTGATTGCATGGAATGCTATCATTTCTGGATATTCACAGTACTGGGAAGACATGGAAGCCCTATCCCTTTTTGTTGAGATGCACAAGGAAGGGATAGGATTCAACCAGACAACTTTATCTACAATCCTCAAATCCACAGCTGGTTTGCAGGTTGTCCATGTCTGTAGACAAGTTCATGGACTTTCTGTAAAATCAGGGTTTCATTCTGACATTTATGTTGTAAACAGCCTTATAGATTCTTATGGAAAATGTAGTCATGTAGAAGACGCGGaaagaatttttgaagaatgCACGATAGGAGATTTGGTATCTTTCACATCTATGATAACAGCTTATGCTCAATATGGCCAAGGAGAAGAAGCTCTAAAGCTCTTCTTGGAAATGCAAGATATGGAGCTTAAGCCTGATCGGTTTGTTTGTAGCTCTCTCTTGAATGCTTGTGCAAATTTATCAGCATTTGAACAAGGAAAGCAGTTACATGTACACATCTTGAAGTATGGATTTGTATTGGACATTTTTGCTGGGAATTCTCTTGTTAACATGTATGCCAAATGCGGAAGTATAGATGACGCTGGCCGTGCTTTCTCTGAGTTAACTGAGAGAGGGATAGTCTCGTGGTCTGCGATGATTGGAGGACTGGCTCAGCATGGACATGGGAGACAGGCCCTCCAACTATTCAATCAGATGCTTAAAGAAGGTGTTTCTCCCAATCATATTACTTTAGTTAGTGTCCTTGGTGCATGTAATCATGCAGGTTTAGTGACTGAAGCCAAACTATATTTCGAATCAATGGAAGAGTTATTTGGCTTTAAACCAATGCAAGAGCATTATGCTTGCATGATTGATCTGCTTGGCCGAGCAGGGAAAATAAATGAGGCAGTGGAACTTGTGAATAAAATGCCATTTGAAGCCAATGCTTCAGTATGGGGGGCACTTCTTGGTGCTGCAAGAATCCACAAGGATGTTGAGCTGGGCAGACGTGCTGCTGAGATGCTTTTCATTCTAGAACCAGAAAAATCTGGTACCCATGTTCTTCTTGCTAACATTTATGCATCAGCTGGCAAGTGGGAAAATGTTGCGGAAGTGAGAAGATTAATGAGAGACAGCAAGGTGAAGAAGGAGCCTGGGATGAGTTGGATTGAGGTGAAAGACAAGGTATACACCTTTTTGGTTGGAGACAGAAGCCATTATAGAAGTCAAGAGATATATGCAAAACTTGATGAGCTGAGTGACCTGATGGACAAAGCCGGATATGTTCCAATGGTAGAGATTGACCTCCACGATGTGGAGCAAAGTGAAAAGGAACTTCTTCTCTACCACCACAGCGAGAAACTTGCAGTGGCTTTTGGGCTGATCGCAACTCCACAAGGAGCTCCTATAAGGGTGAAGAAGAACCTTAGGGTCTGTGTTGACTGCCATACTGCATTCAAGTACATCTGCAAAATTGTCTCAAGGGAGATTATTGTGAGAGATATcaacagattccaccatttcaaAGACGGTTCTTGTTCTTGTGGTGATTATTGGTAA
- the LOC100259015 gene encoding uncharacterized protein At4g28440 produces the protein MATTQKQEQQAQQGSSKPMMRKPVFTKVYQLKPGTSGHTLIANVLSSNTVLHKGRAAPQNLRHTCIAECLIGDETGTIIFTARNDQVDLMKPETTVIIRNAKIDMFKGSMRLAVDKWGRVEATEPAKFVVKKDNNLSLVEYELVNVVEE, from the exons ATGGCGACAACACAAAAGCAAGAGCAACAAGCACAGCAAGGGAGCTCGAAACCAATGATGAGGAAGCCAGTGTTCACGAAGGTGTATCAGTTAAAGCCCGGCACCAGCGGTCACACTCTAATTGCGAATGTTTTGTCCTCTAACACCGTTTTGCACAAAGGTCGTGCCGCTCCTCAGAACCTCCGTCACACTTGCATCGCCGAGTGTCTCATCGGCGACGAGACGGGCACCATCATCTTCACTGCGCGTAACGATCAAG TTGACTTGATGAAACCAGAGACCACTGTAATCATTCGAAATGCTAAGATTGACATGTTTAAGGGTTCTATGAGGCTAGCTGTTGACAAATGGGGCCGTGTTGAGGCCACTGAACCAGCTAAGTTTGTGGTCAAGAAGGATAATAACCTTTCCCTTGTTGAGTATGAACTGGTGAATGTTGTTGAAGAGTGA
- the LOC100253877 gene encoding protein DEHYDRATION-INDUCED 19 homolog 4 — protein sequence MNTDFWASRLAAAKRQYALQHHHNSSQLDRLSIDDFEVEDEARPDFPCPYCYEDYDIASLCSHLEDEHSCESRVTVCPICSVKVARDMLSHITLQHGHLFKLQRRRRLRRVAIPSSQALSLLGRDLREAHLQVLLGSGGYRSSIANASNTVTDQFLSSLGLNFSATEAEEISKSVSSSAEDTSTMKAVSAHAWKSSFDPSLSYEERERRMRQAAGRAGFVQDILLSTLLAD from the exons atgaacactgatttttgggcTTCTCGTCTCGCTGCCGCGAAACGGCAGTACGCGTTGCAGCACCACCACAACAGCTCCCAACTAG ATCGGTTGAGCATCGATGATTTCGAGGTTGAGGACGAGGCCCGTCCCGATTTTCCCTGTCCGTACTGTTACGAGGATTACGACATCGCCTCTCTGTGTTCGCATCTCGAAGACGAGCACTCGTGCGAATCAAGAGTCACT GTTTGTCCCATTTGCTCTGTTAAAGTTGCACGGGACATGCTAAGTCATATCACCCTGCAACATGGACACTTATTCAAG TTGCAGAGACGTCGCAGATTACGTAGAGTCGCAATTCCTAGTAGTCAGGCACTGTCTCTCCTTGGTCGGGATCTTCGTGAGGCCCATCTGCAAGTGCTTCTAGGTAGTGGGGGATATCGGTCAAGCATTGCTAATGCATCTAATACGGTTACAGATCAATTTCTTTCATCACTTGGTTTGAACTTCTCAGCAACTGAAGCAgaagaaatttcaaaatctgTGTCATCCAGTGCTGAGGACACTTCTACTATGAAAGCAGTATCAGCACATGCTTGGAAATCAAG CTTTGATCCTTCTTTGAGTTATGAAGAGCGGGAAAGAAGGATGAGACAAGCTGCTGGAAGAGCTGGTTTTGTGCAAGATATACTTCTCTCTACTCTGCTAGCTGACTAG